In a single window of the Corvus hawaiiensis isolate bCorHaw1 chromosome 19, bCorHaw1.pri.cur, whole genome shotgun sequence genome:
- the AATK gene encoding serine/threonine-protein kinase LMTK1 isoform X3 has product MGRFPAAAAAMAAAFLSPSLAFSSHFDPDGTPLSELSWSSSLAVVAVSFSGLFTFIFLMLACLCCKKGDIGFKEFENAEGDDYVTELSAQGSPAPQHGPEVYVLPLTKVSLPMAKQPGRSVQLLKSADLGRQSLLYLKEIGHGWFGKVFLGEVNSGISSTQVVVKELKASASVQDQMQFLEEAQPYRALQHTNLLQCLAQCAEVTPYLLVMEFCPLGDLKGYLRSCRGAEAMTPDLLTLQRMACEVACGVLHLHRNNYIHSDLALRNCLLTADLTVKIGDYGLSHCKYKTLHTWQDDYFVTADQLWVPLRWIAPELIDEVHGNLLVVDQTKASNVWSLGVTIWELFELGSQPYDHYSDRQVLAYAIKEQQLKLPKPQLKLSLSERWYEVMQFCWLQPEQRPTAEEVHLLLSYLCAKGATEAEEDFEKRWNSMKPNGSASGSHHGPELSSFPLLEQFSADGFPSDGDDILTVMETSHGLNFEYKWEHTKTEHFQAPLGSLSPSSAARYHDLYYPATTAGLSLGVSPSCYECKASGCPGVPVPGVVPILGAHSPSLGSEYYIRIEGPGEGSAELDYAMCTYSPAGERGALRPPACWRAQGGRGGGTYDSDGSPTVSLSMEPLLGHAPAGEGSWECAEYCPYPCPGKEPRGYEPTPSHGAEGYLLAEEPPQPGSQDWPVPAFQPGVFVDPLGVSPSGNCAYSPPGYGGTPGPSGVPPDCVALELGEDSPPSAPHPPGASPPPQRHPWASNSSSNNNIGSGSPREPPAGDSWCYRRMITFRGLMAKPLGTVPRGQPQLGGSPPGHDFLRPRQDQPPAMAGGSSSPCRSPSPRRQAWHGRDSSPCGPAQPGTLAGSPAAPWGPAAAPTPAPGAPRDARPEESSAAGSPGRSPLSPAAPGPGEAAPTMAGTAAPNPGPPGEPGADGAQPTPEPAEAPAPVPAEAVAEGGACAAGDADRTPDKTFSSSSFPSVDEGSDEDTAELTSGVFTDFSGEYTERAEAAPALRSLQKQVGTPDSLESLDIPSTASSCEVLSPGAFAPAGQARALDSGYDTENNESPEFVLKEPHEPREPEAFSQLGKPPPGLPGGEGEAPGPETRLPSAPGAELPGLAEKSPYRDSAYFSDCDAEAERGHKDEGDSDGSRTPEAEEGPRSPTQDIGRGEDPLHPPGAPGSPPAAPGVAVAVPTPVAVALEGDWVGTEAGSAPEQAPGTEQSPAGTGLVPGSPPRPDTDTCPPGSVTPKTFLLTPVPVSPGEPSAVGGTCMPESVPGLGGATVGDKQTVTPALGLGDLGLPLEGTVAGDAPGGPSTLLPGGKSPPGLSPPPAAPERREEPEEEEEDTEDSDESDEELRCYNIQEQSEESEEEPAAVPIVVAESQSGRNLRSLLKMPSLLSEAFCEDLERKKKAVSFYDDVTIYLFDQESPTRELAEQSFPEPTLPSGQPPSPSGQPPASGSPPSPTDRLGASDDSSDGNASEESGGFEWDDDFPLMPVKPSLVASLPGTPAEPPAPVPALPALVPAQKQVLPIQFSRFTVSPAPVSRFSITHVSDSDMDSIGGSSEDGDRE; this is encoded by the exons ACGGCACCCCCCTTAGTGAGCTCTCCTGGTCCTCCTCGCTGGCCGTTGTGGCCGTTTCCTTCTCGGGGCTCTTCACCTTCATCTTCCTCATGTTGGCCTGTCTGTGCTGCAAGAAGGGGGACATTGGCTTCAAG GAGTTTGAGAACGCTGAGGGGGACGACTACGTGACAGAGCTGTCGGCCCAGGGCTCGCCGGCCCCCCAGCATGGCCCCGAGGTCTATGTCCTGCCCCTCaccaaggtgtccctgcccatggccaaGCAGCCGGGGCGCTCAG TGCAGCTCCTCAAGTCGGCGGACCTGGGGCGGCAGAGCCTGCTCTACCTGAAGGAGATCGGGCATGGCTGGTTCGGCAAG GTGTTCCTGGGGGAGGTGAACTCGGGCATCAGCAGCACCCAGGTGGTGGTGAAGGAGCTGAAGGCGAGTGCCAGCGTGCAGGACCAGATGCAGTTCCTGGAGGAAGCGCAGCCCTACAG AGCCCTCCAGCACACcaacctgctgcagtgcctggccCAGTGCGCCGAGGTCACCCCGTACCTGCTGGTGATGGAGTTCTGCCCGCTG GGTGACCTGAAGGGGTACCTGCGGAGCTGCCGGGGGGCCGAGGCCATGACCCCGGACCTGCTGACCCTGCAGAGGATGGCGTGCGAGGTGGCCTGCGGTGTCCTGCATCTGCACAGGAACAACTACATCCACAG TGACCTGGCCCTGCGGAACTGCCTCCTGACCGCCGACCTCACTGTGAAGATCGGGGACTACGGGCTCTCGCACTGCAAGTACAAA ACCCTGCACACTTGGCAGGACGACTACTTCGTGACGGCCGACCAGCTGTGGGTGCCGCTGCGCTGGATCGCGCCCGAGCTCATCGATGAGGTGCACGGCAACCTGCTTGTGGTGGACCAGACCAAGGCCAGCAATGTCTG GTCGCTGGGCGTCACCATCTGGGAGCTGTTTGAGCTGGGCAGCCAGCCCTACGACCACTACTCCGACCGCCAAGTGCTGGCCTACGCCatcaaggagcagcagctgaagctgcccaaGCCCCAGCTGAAGCTGTCGCTGTCGGAGCGCTG GTACGAGGTGATGCAgttctgctggctgcagcctgagcagcgccCCACAGCCGAGGAAGTGCACCTGCTGCTGTCCTACCTGTGCGCCAAGGGGGCCACAGAGGCGGAGGAGGACTTCGAGAAGCGCTGGAATTCCATGAAGCCCAACGGCAGCGCCAGCGGCAGCCACCACGGCCCCGAGCTCTCGTCCTTCCCGCTGCTGGAGCAGTTCTCAGCCGACGGGTTCCCCTCAGACGGGGACGACATCCTCACTGTCATGGAGACCAGCCACGGCCTCAACTTCGAGTACAAGTGGGAGCACACCAAGACCGAGCACTTCCAGGCCCCCCTGGGGtccctgagccccagcagcgccgcccGCTACCACGACCTCTATTACCCGGCCACGAcggcagggctcagcctgggggTGTCCCCGTCCTGCTACGAGTGCAAGGCGTCCGGCTGCCCCGGGGTGCCGGTGCCCGGCGTGGTGCCCATACTGGGCGCCCACAGCCCCTCGCTGGGCAGCGAGTACTACATCCGCATCGAGGGCCCCGGCGAGGGCAGCGCCGAGCTGGACTACGCCATGTGCACCTACAGCCCGGCGGGCGAGCGCGGGGCCCTGCGCCCCCCGGCCTGCTGGAGAGCCCagggcggccgcggcggcggcaccTACGACTCCGACGGCAGCCCCACCGTGTCCCTGAGTATGGAGCCGCTGCTGGGCCACGCGCCCGCGGGCGAGGGCTCCTGGGAGTGCGCCGAGTACTGCCCCTACCCCTGCCCCGGCAAGGAGCCGCGGGGCTACGAGCCGACCCCCAGCCACGGGGCCGAGGGCTATCTGCTGGCGGAGGAGCCCCCCCAGCCGGGCAGCCAGGACTGGCCCGTCCCCGCCTTCCAGCCCGGTGTCTTTGTCGACCCGCTGGGCGTCTCGCCGTCGGGGAACTGCGCCTACAGCCCCCCGGGGTACGGGGGGACACCGGGCCCGAGCGGGGTCCCGCCGGACTGCGTGGCGCTGGAGCTGGGCGAGGACAGCCCCCCCAGCGCCCCCCACCCGCCCGGTGCCAGCCCCCCGCCTCAGCGCCATCCCTGGGCCTCCAACAGCTCCTCCAACAACAACATCGGCAGCGGCAGCCCCCGCGAGCCCCCGGCCGGCGACAGCTGGTGCTACCGCCGCATGATCACCTTCCGCGGGCTCATGGCCAAGCCGCTGGGCACAGTGCCCCGCGGGCAGCCCCAGCTCGGGGGGTCCCCGCCGGGACACGACTTCCTCCGCCCGCGGCAGGATCAGCCCCCCGCAATGGCCGGCGGCTCCTCCTCTCCGTGCCGCTCGCCCTCCCCGCGGCGGCAGGCCTGGCACGGCCGTGACTCATCACCCTGCGGCCCCGCGCAGCCCGGCACGCTGGCGGGCAGCCCCGCCGCGCCCTGgggccccgccgcggccccgaCACCTGCGCCGGGGGCCCCGCGCGATGCCCGGCCCGAGGAGAGCTCGGCGGCGGGAAGCCCTGGCCGCAGCCCGCTGTCCcccgccgcgccggggccgggggaggCCGCCCCCACCATGGCTGGCACGGCCGCCCCGAACCCCGGCCCCCCCGGCGAGCCCGGCGCAGATGGCGCCCAGCCCACACCGGAGCCCGCCGAGGCGCCCGCGCCGGTGCCCGCGGAGGCCGTGGCCGAAGGCGGCGCCTGTGCCGCCGGCGACGCCGACCGGACGCCGGACAAGAcgttctccagcagcagcttccccagcGTGGACGAGGGCAGCGACGAGGACACGGCCGAGCTGACCTCCGGCGTCTTCACCGACTTCTCCGGGGAATACACGGAGCGGGCGGAGGCGGCCCCGGCGCTCAGGTCCCTGCAGAAGCAGGTGGGGACGCCGGACTCGCTGGAGTCGCTGGACATCCCCTCCACGGCCAGCTCCTGCGAGGTGCTCAGCCCCGGCGCCTTCGCGCCCGCCGGCCAAGCCCGCGCCCTCGACAGCGGCTACGACACCGAGAACAACGAGTCCCCCGAGTTCGTCCTTAAGGAGCCCCACGAGCCCCGAGAGCCCGAAGCCTTCAGCCAGCTGGGGAAGCCgcccccggggctgccggggggCGAGGGCGAGGCTCCGGGCCCTGAAACGCGGCTGCCCAGTGCCCCGGGGGCCGAGCTGCCCGGCCTGGCCGAGAAGAGCCCCTACCGCGACTCTGCCTATTTCTCCGACTGCGACGCCGAGGCCGAGCGCGGCCACAAGGACGAGGGGGACAGCGATGGGTCCCGCACGCCGGAGGCAGAGGAGGGTCCTCGCTCCCCTACGCAGGACATAGGACGAGGAGAGGACCCGCTGCACCCGCCGGGGGCACCCGGCAGCCCCCCGGCAGCGCCTGGCGTCGCGGTGGCAGTGCCCACACCAGTGGCGGTGGCTTTGGAGGGGGACTGGGTGGGGACAGAGGCCGGGAGCGCGCCGGAGCAGGCACCTGGCACCGAGCAGAGCCCCGCTGGCACGGGGCTGGTGCCGGGCAGCCCCCCGCGCCCTGACACAGACACCTGTCCCCCGGGCTCTGTGACCCCCAAGACTTTCCTCTTGACCCCGGTGCCAGTGAGCCCTGGGGAGCCATCGGCTGTCGGAGGGACCTGCATGCCCGAGAGCGTCCCTGGACTTGGGGGAGCCACAGTGGGGGACAAACAGACTGTGACCCCCGCGCTGGGGCTTGGGGACCTGGGCCTGCCCCTGGAGGGGACTGTGGCGGGCGATGCACCAGGGGGTCCCAGCACGCTGCTGCCTGGGGGCAAATCTCCCCCGGGTCTCTCCCCGCCCCCGGCTGCCCCCGAGCGCCGTGAGgagccagaggaggaggaggaggacacaGAAGACAGTGACGAGTCGGACGAGGAGCTGCGCTGCTACAACATCCAGGAGCAGAGCGAGGAGAGCGAGGAGGAGCCGGCAGCTGTGCCCATCGTGGTGGCCGAGAGCCAGAGTGGCCGGAACCTGCGCAGCCTCCTCAAGATGCCCAGCCTGCTGTCCGAGGCCTTCTGCGAGGACCTGGAGCGCAAGAAAAAGGCTGTCTCCTTCTATGATGACGTGACCATCTACCTCTTCGACCAG gaaagcccCACGAGGGAGctggctgagcagagcttcCCGGAGCCCACCCTGCCTTCAGGGCAGCCCCCCTCGCCTTCGGGGCAGCCCCCTGCCAGTggcagcccccccagccccacggaCAGGCTTGGAGCCTCCGACGACTCCTCAGATGGCAACGCCTCGGAAGAGA GTGGTGGCTTTGAGTGGGATGACGACTTCCCGCTGATGCCAGTGAAGCCGTCCTTGGTGGCCTCGCTGCCGGGGACGCCGGCAGAGCCCCCCGCGCCCGTGcccgccctgcccgccctgGTGCCGGCGCAGAAACAGGTGCTGCCCATCCAGTTCTCCCGGTTCACGGTGTCACCCGCCCCGGTGTCCCGGTTCTCCATCACCCACGTCTCCGACTCGGACATGGACTCCATAGGAG GCAGCAGCGAAGACGGCGACCGGGAGTGA
- the AATK gene encoding serine/threonine-protein kinase LMTK1 isoform X6, whose amino-acid sequence MFTVAYLLARAAFGSRGLPGWYRQEFENAEGDDYVTELSAQGSPAPQHGPEVYVLPLTKVSLPMAKQPGRSVQLLKSADLGRQSLLYLKEIGHGWFGKVFLGEVNSGISSTQVVVKELKASASVQDQMQFLEEAQPYRALQHTNLLQCLAQCAEVTPYLLVMEFCPLGDLKGYLRSCRGAEAMTPDLLTLQRMACEVACGVLHLHRNNYIHSDLALRNCLLTADLTVKIGDYGLSHCKYKTLHTWQDDYFVTADQLWVPLRWIAPELIDEVHGNLLVVDQTKASNVWSLGVTIWELFELGSQPYDHYSDRQVLAYAIKEQQLKLPKPQLKLSLSERWYEVMQFCWLQPEQRPTAEEVHLLLSYLCAKGATEAEEDFEKRWNSMKPNGSASGSHHGPELSSFPLLEQFSADGFPSDGDDILTVMETSHGLNFEYKWEHTKTEHFQAPLGSLSPSSAARYHDLYYPATTAGLSLGVSPSCYECKASGCPGVPVPGVVPILGAHSPSLGSEYYIRIEGPGEGSAELDYAMCTYSPAGERGALRPPACWRAQGGRGGGTYDSDGSPTVSLSMEPLLGHAPAGEGSWECAEYCPYPCPGKEPRGYEPTPSHGAEGYLLAEEPPQPGSQDWPVPAFQPGVFVDPLGVSPSGNCAYSPPGYGGTPGPSGVPPDCVALELGEDSPPSAPHPPGASPPPQRHPWASNSSSNNNIGSGSPREPPAGDSWCYRRMITFRGLMAKPLGTVPRGQPQLGGSPPGHDFLRPRQDQPPAMAGGSSSPCRSPSPRRQAWHGRDSSPCGPAQPGTLAGSPAAPWGPAAAPTPAPGAPRDARPEESSAAGSPGRSPLSPAAPGPGEAAPTMAGTAAPNPGPPGEPGADGAQPTPEPAEAPAPVPAEAVAEGGACAAGDADRTPDKTFSSSSFPSVDEGSDEDTAELTSGVFTDFSGEYTERAEAAPALRSLQKQVGTPDSLESLDIPSTASSCEVLSPGAFAPAGQARALDSGYDTENNESPEFVLKEPHEPREPEAFSQLGKPPPGLPGGEGEAPGPETRLPSAPGAELPGLAEKSPYRDSAYFSDCDAEAERGHKDEGDSDGSRTPEAEEGPRSPTQDIGRGEDPLHPPGAPGSPPAAPGVAVAVPTPVAVALEGDWVGTEAGSAPEQAPGTEQSPAGTGLVPGSPPRPDTDTCPPGSVTPKTFLLTPVPVSPGEPSAVGGTCMPESVPGLGGATVGDKQTVTPALGLGDLGLPLEGTVAGDAPGGPSTLLPGGKSPPGLSPPPAAPERREEPEEEEEDTEDSDESDEELRCYNIQEQSEESEEEPAAVPIVVAESQSGRNLRSLLKMPSLLSEAFCEDLERKKKAVSFYDDVTIYLFDQESPTRELAEQSFPEPTLPSGQPPSPSGQPPASGSPPSPTDRLGASDDSSDGNASEESGGFEWDDDFPLMPVKPSLVASLPGTPAEPPAPVPALPALVPAQKQVLPIQFSRFTVSPAPVSRFSITHVSDSDMDSIGGSSEDGDRE is encoded by the exons ATGTTCACCGTCGCCTACCTGCTCGCCCGGGCGGCTTTTGGGAGCCGGGGGCTGCCGGGGTGGTACAGACAG GAGTTTGAGAACGCTGAGGGGGACGACTACGTGACAGAGCTGTCGGCCCAGGGCTCGCCGGCCCCCCAGCATGGCCCCGAGGTCTATGTCCTGCCCCTCaccaaggtgtccctgcccatggccaaGCAGCCGGGGCGCTCAG TGCAGCTCCTCAAGTCGGCGGACCTGGGGCGGCAGAGCCTGCTCTACCTGAAGGAGATCGGGCATGGCTGGTTCGGCAAG GTGTTCCTGGGGGAGGTGAACTCGGGCATCAGCAGCACCCAGGTGGTGGTGAAGGAGCTGAAGGCGAGTGCCAGCGTGCAGGACCAGATGCAGTTCCTGGAGGAAGCGCAGCCCTACAG AGCCCTCCAGCACACcaacctgctgcagtgcctggccCAGTGCGCCGAGGTCACCCCGTACCTGCTGGTGATGGAGTTCTGCCCGCTG GGTGACCTGAAGGGGTACCTGCGGAGCTGCCGGGGGGCCGAGGCCATGACCCCGGACCTGCTGACCCTGCAGAGGATGGCGTGCGAGGTGGCCTGCGGTGTCCTGCATCTGCACAGGAACAACTACATCCACAG TGACCTGGCCCTGCGGAACTGCCTCCTGACCGCCGACCTCACTGTGAAGATCGGGGACTACGGGCTCTCGCACTGCAAGTACAAA ACCCTGCACACTTGGCAGGACGACTACTTCGTGACGGCCGACCAGCTGTGGGTGCCGCTGCGCTGGATCGCGCCCGAGCTCATCGATGAGGTGCACGGCAACCTGCTTGTGGTGGACCAGACCAAGGCCAGCAATGTCTG GTCGCTGGGCGTCACCATCTGGGAGCTGTTTGAGCTGGGCAGCCAGCCCTACGACCACTACTCCGACCGCCAAGTGCTGGCCTACGCCatcaaggagcagcagctgaagctgcccaaGCCCCAGCTGAAGCTGTCGCTGTCGGAGCGCTG GTACGAGGTGATGCAgttctgctggctgcagcctgagcagcgccCCACAGCCGAGGAAGTGCACCTGCTGCTGTCCTACCTGTGCGCCAAGGGGGCCACAGAGGCGGAGGAGGACTTCGAGAAGCGCTGGAATTCCATGAAGCCCAACGGCAGCGCCAGCGGCAGCCACCACGGCCCCGAGCTCTCGTCCTTCCCGCTGCTGGAGCAGTTCTCAGCCGACGGGTTCCCCTCAGACGGGGACGACATCCTCACTGTCATGGAGACCAGCCACGGCCTCAACTTCGAGTACAAGTGGGAGCACACCAAGACCGAGCACTTCCAGGCCCCCCTGGGGtccctgagccccagcagcgccgcccGCTACCACGACCTCTATTACCCGGCCACGAcggcagggctcagcctgggggTGTCCCCGTCCTGCTACGAGTGCAAGGCGTCCGGCTGCCCCGGGGTGCCGGTGCCCGGCGTGGTGCCCATACTGGGCGCCCACAGCCCCTCGCTGGGCAGCGAGTACTACATCCGCATCGAGGGCCCCGGCGAGGGCAGCGCCGAGCTGGACTACGCCATGTGCACCTACAGCCCGGCGGGCGAGCGCGGGGCCCTGCGCCCCCCGGCCTGCTGGAGAGCCCagggcggccgcggcggcggcaccTACGACTCCGACGGCAGCCCCACCGTGTCCCTGAGTATGGAGCCGCTGCTGGGCCACGCGCCCGCGGGCGAGGGCTCCTGGGAGTGCGCCGAGTACTGCCCCTACCCCTGCCCCGGCAAGGAGCCGCGGGGCTACGAGCCGACCCCCAGCCACGGGGCCGAGGGCTATCTGCTGGCGGAGGAGCCCCCCCAGCCGGGCAGCCAGGACTGGCCCGTCCCCGCCTTCCAGCCCGGTGTCTTTGTCGACCCGCTGGGCGTCTCGCCGTCGGGGAACTGCGCCTACAGCCCCCCGGGGTACGGGGGGACACCGGGCCCGAGCGGGGTCCCGCCGGACTGCGTGGCGCTGGAGCTGGGCGAGGACAGCCCCCCCAGCGCCCCCCACCCGCCCGGTGCCAGCCCCCCGCCTCAGCGCCATCCCTGGGCCTCCAACAGCTCCTCCAACAACAACATCGGCAGCGGCAGCCCCCGCGAGCCCCCGGCCGGCGACAGCTGGTGCTACCGCCGCATGATCACCTTCCGCGGGCTCATGGCCAAGCCGCTGGGCACAGTGCCCCGCGGGCAGCCCCAGCTCGGGGGGTCCCCGCCGGGACACGACTTCCTCCGCCCGCGGCAGGATCAGCCCCCCGCAATGGCCGGCGGCTCCTCCTCTCCGTGCCGCTCGCCCTCCCCGCGGCGGCAGGCCTGGCACGGCCGTGACTCATCACCCTGCGGCCCCGCGCAGCCCGGCACGCTGGCGGGCAGCCCCGCCGCGCCCTGgggccccgccgcggccccgaCACCTGCGCCGGGGGCCCCGCGCGATGCCCGGCCCGAGGAGAGCTCGGCGGCGGGAAGCCCTGGCCGCAGCCCGCTGTCCcccgccgcgccggggccgggggaggCCGCCCCCACCATGGCTGGCACGGCCGCCCCGAACCCCGGCCCCCCCGGCGAGCCCGGCGCAGATGGCGCCCAGCCCACACCGGAGCCCGCCGAGGCGCCCGCGCCGGTGCCCGCGGAGGCCGTGGCCGAAGGCGGCGCCTGTGCCGCCGGCGACGCCGACCGGACGCCGGACAAGAcgttctccagcagcagcttccccagcGTGGACGAGGGCAGCGACGAGGACACGGCCGAGCTGACCTCCGGCGTCTTCACCGACTTCTCCGGGGAATACACGGAGCGGGCGGAGGCGGCCCCGGCGCTCAGGTCCCTGCAGAAGCAGGTGGGGACGCCGGACTCGCTGGAGTCGCTGGACATCCCCTCCACGGCCAGCTCCTGCGAGGTGCTCAGCCCCGGCGCCTTCGCGCCCGCCGGCCAAGCCCGCGCCCTCGACAGCGGCTACGACACCGAGAACAACGAGTCCCCCGAGTTCGTCCTTAAGGAGCCCCACGAGCCCCGAGAGCCCGAAGCCTTCAGCCAGCTGGGGAAGCCgcccccggggctgccggggggCGAGGGCGAGGCTCCGGGCCCTGAAACGCGGCTGCCCAGTGCCCCGGGGGCCGAGCTGCCCGGCCTGGCCGAGAAGAGCCCCTACCGCGACTCTGCCTATTTCTCCGACTGCGACGCCGAGGCCGAGCGCGGCCACAAGGACGAGGGGGACAGCGATGGGTCCCGCACGCCGGAGGCAGAGGAGGGTCCTCGCTCCCCTACGCAGGACATAGGACGAGGAGAGGACCCGCTGCACCCGCCGGGGGCACCCGGCAGCCCCCCGGCAGCGCCTGGCGTCGCGGTGGCAGTGCCCACACCAGTGGCGGTGGCTTTGGAGGGGGACTGGGTGGGGACAGAGGCCGGGAGCGCGCCGGAGCAGGCACCTGGCACCGAGCAGAGCCCCGCTGGCACGGGGCTGGTGCCGGGCAGCCCCCCGCGCCCTGACACAGACACCTGTCCCCCGGGCTCTGTGACCCCCAAGACTTTCCTCTTGACCCCGGTGCCAGTGAGCCCTGGGGAGCCATCGGCTGTCGGAGGGACCTGCATGCCCGAGAGCGTCCCTGGACTTGGGGGAGCCACAGTGGGGGACAAACAGACTGTGACCCCCGCGCTGGGGCTTGGGGACCTGGGCCTGCCCCTGGAGGGGACTGTGGCGGGCGATGCACCAGGGGGTCCCAGCACGCTGCTGCCTGGGGGCAAATCTCCCCCGGGTCTCTCCCCGCCCCCGGCTGCCCCCGAGCGCCGTGAGgagccagaggaggaggaggaggacacaGAAGACAGTGACGAGTCGGACGAGGAGCTGCGCTGCTACAACATCCAGGAGCAGAGCGAGGAGAGCGAGGAGGAGCCGGCAGCTGTGCCCATCGTGGTGGCCGAGAGCCAGAGTGGCCGGAACCTGCGCAGCCTCCTCAAGATGCCCAGCCTGCTGTCCGAGGCCTTCTGCGAGGACCTGGAGCGCAAGAAAAAGGCTGTCTCCTTCTATGATGACGTGACCATCTACCTCTTCGACCAG gaaagcccCACGAGGGAGctggctgagcagagcttcCCGGAGCCCACCCTGCCTTCAGGGCAGCCCCCCTCGCCTTCGGGGCAGCCCCCTGCCAGTggcagcccccccagccccacggaCAGGCTTGGAGCCTCCGACGACTCCTCAGATGGCAACGCCTCGGAAGAGA GTGGTGGCTTTGAGTGGGATGACGACTTCCCGCTGATGCCAGTGAAGCCGTCCTTGGTGGCCTCGCTGCCGGGGACGCCGGCAGAGCCCCCCGCGCCCGTGcccgccctgcccgccctgGTGCCGGCGCAGAAACAGGTGCTGCCCATCCAGTTCTCCCGGTTCACGGTGTCACCCGCCCCGGTGTCCCGGTTCTCCATCACCCACGTCTCCGACTCGGACATGGACTCCATAGGAG GCAGCAGCGAAGACGGCGACCGGGAGTGA